A stretch of the Streptomyces venezuelae genome encodes the following:
- a CDS encoding MATE family efflux transporter: MSTDTTDTTDTTGTTGTTGPTRAEQTGTGWWIKNSRALLKLAFPLILTNFAYVALTTVDIVMLGRLGAVDIAAAGLALALFNQLRTTGTGLVTGVGNLVAEAHVRDDRERIGALLFAGLFWSTVCGVVFCAALLLIGPLLVLLGQDPTVVDKAGDFLTVLAPGMLPCLWFQTLRHFTTGLRRPGPLLAITLASVGATIALNHALIHGEFGLPAFGFVGVAIATVTVFLLSFLAFAAVILRDGVLRPYLMSPAARRWNGDAVRSVWRLGLPISGTYASEAGFFSVLTLVIGSLGADALAAQTVLNQIVYIVFMISAGLSHAASIHISEAHGRDDHTTARRMGLLGTGWGVIATLVVAVVYLAVPNPIVSLFISDEHAGNADIIALTVTGLLIAALMQVFDAMQNIGNGILRGIGDTAGPFRISLVGYWLIGLPAGYLLGVTAGLDVEGVWIGQTIGLAATAALLLVAFLRRVERLRRTAAGTPVPESETS, translated from the coding sequence GTGAGCACCGACACGACGGACACGACTGACACGACCGGCACGACCGGCACAACCGGCCCGACCCGCGCGGAGCAGACCGGCACCGGGTGGTGGATCAAGAACTCGCGGGCGCTGCTCAAGCTCGCGTTTCCGCTGATCCTCACCAACTTCGCCTATGTCGCGCTGACCACGGTGGACATCGTGATGCTGGGCCGACTCGGCGCGGTCGACATCGCCGCCGCCGGTCTGGCCCTCGCGCTGTTCAACCAGTTGCGCACCACCGGGACGGGCCTGGTCACCGGGGTCGGCAACCTGGTGGCCGAAGCCCATGTGCGGGACGACCGAGAGCGGATCGGCGCGCTGCTGTTCGCCGGGCTGTTCTGGTCCACGGTGTGCGGTGTGGTGTTCTGTGCCGCCCTGCTGCTGATCGGACCGCTGCTCGTCCTGCTCGGCCAGGACCCGACCGTGGTCGACAAGGCGGGCGATTTCCTGACGGTGCTGGCGCCGGGGATGCTGCCCTGCCTGTGGTTCCAGACCCTGCGGCACTTCACCACCGGTCTCAGGCGGCCCGGTCCGCTGCTGGCCATCACCCTTGCCTCGGTCGGTGCGACCATCGCCCTGAACCATGCATTGATCCACGGCGAGTTCGGGCTGCCCGCCTTCGGGTTCGTCGGCGTCGCGATCGCCACCGTCACGGTGTTCCTGCTGTCCTTCCTGGCGTTCGCCGCAGTGATCCTGCGCGACGGCGTCCTGCGCCCGTACCTCATGTCGCCCGCCGCGCGGCGGTGGAACGGAGACGCGGTCCGGTCCGTCTGGCGCCTCGGTCTGCCGATCTCGGGCACCTACGCCTCGGAGGCCGGGTTCTTCAGTGTCCTCACCCTGGTCATCGGCTCCCTGGGGGCCGACGCCCTGGCCGCGCAGACGGTGCTGAACCAGATCGTCTACATCGTCTTCATGATCTCCGCCGGTCTCTCGCACGCGGCGTCCATCCACATCAGCGAGGCCCACGGCCGTGACGATCACACCACCGCGCGCAGGATGGGGCTCCTCGGCACGGGGTGGGGCGTGATCGCGACGCTGGTGGTCGCCGTCGTGTACCTGGCGGTCCCGAACCCGATCGTGTCCCTGTTCATCTCGGACGAGCACGCCGGGAACGCGGACATCATCGCGCTCACCGTGACCGGACTGCTGATCGCCGCGCTGATGCAGGTCTTCGACGCGATGCAGAACATCGGCAACGGCATCCTGCGCGGCATCGGCGACACCGCGGGCCCCTTCCGGATCTCCCTCGTCGGGTACTGGCTGATCGGACTGCCCGCGGGTTACCTGCTCGGGGTGACCGCCGGCCTCGATGTCGAGGGCGTCTGGATCGGCCAGACCATCGGCCTCGCGGCCACCGCCGCCCTCCTGCTGGTCGCCTTCCTGCGCCGCGTCGAACGGCTGCGCAGAACGGCAGCCGGCACACCCGTCCCGGAATCGGAGACGTCATGA
- a CDS encoding ornithine cyclodeaminase, producing the protein MSQNYAPPGQLWLLPQAQQEGLDVDHRQVIAVVEQAYRALREGGSDNPVKTIIDDPGHRSLSYSMVARDGGSGTVCFKAVYEFDPRRTRDSYRFHSFVFLVDDTTGAPIALMDVVKLGPLRSSATTALFARAACPDARTALVVGTGVQGQMALPMLVAAMPGLERLQVFGTYPEGLRAVQDSVDGRHVEIVTDLRQAAGQADIVIGAAGLSATQEVRRDWMKPGSVAVLLGYGVHADVCHGADYRIATDTAQMHATCEDLRGADGSLPSVDAQLPDILLGRAPARRHRDDVVFAYNSGMAVTDAALGRYMADLALAGGRGEKVNFW; encoded by the coding sequence ATGTCACAGAACTACGCCCCACCAGGGCAGTTGTGGCTGTTGCCACAAGCGCAGCAGGAAGGACTGGACGTCGACCACCGACAGGTGATCGCGGTCGTCGAGCAGGCCTACCGCGCGCTGCGCGAAGGCGGCTCGGACAACCCGGTCAAGACGATCATCGATGACCCCGGACACCGCTCACTCAGCTATTCGATGGTGGCCAGGGACGGCGGCAGCGGCACCGTCTGCTTCAAGGCCGTCTACGAGTTCGACCCGCGCCGCACCCGCGACAGCTACCGCTTCCACTCGTTCGTCTTCCTCGTCGACGACACCACCGGGGCCCCCATCGCGCTGATGGACGTGGTGAAGCTCGGACCCCTGCGGTCCTCGGCCACCACCGCGCTGTTCGCCCGCGCGGCCTGCCCCGACGCGCGCACTGCGCTGGTCGTGGGCACCGGAGTCCAGGGGCAGATGGCACTGCCGATGCTGGTCGCGGCCATGCCCGGGCTGGAGCGGCTGCAGGTGTTCGGCACCTACCCCGAAGGGCTGCGGGCCGTCCAGGACAGTGTCGACGGACGCCATGTCGAGATCGTCACGGATCTGCGTCAGGCCGCCGGCCAGGCGGACATCGTGATCGGCGCTGCCGGCCTGTCCGCCACGCAGGAGGTGAGGCGCGACTGGATGAAGCCGGGCTCGGTCGCCGTACTGCTCGGGTACGGCGTGCACGCCGACGTGTGCCACGGCGCGGACTACCGGATCGCCACCGACACCGCCCAGATGCACGCCACCTGCGAGGACCTGCGGGGCGCGGACGGCAGCCTGCCATCGGTGGACGCCCAGCTGCCGGACATCCTGCTCGGCCGGGCACCCGCCCGCCGCCATCGCGACGACGTGGTGTTCGCCTACAACAGCGGCATGGCGGTCACCGACGCCGCGCTGGGCCGGTACATGGCCGACCTCGCGCTGGCGGGCGGACGCGGGGAAAAGGTCAACTTCTGGTGA